A portion of the Candidatus Auribacterota bacterium genome contains these proteins:
- a CDS encoding carboxypeptidase-like regulatory domain-containing protein codes for MRKIHISALALLTCFSSSFAYQLTKDSVTIDMRLPLGLEGQKYLSAGDGVSVGLTLKGQSTNLYDGYLAVVTPPGRIFYYPKFSTAPAPCATSFRVNGTIEHTETLHQINGEEAEGEYAIYFAIVPAGTRRNLQSLIKSTVAYAKNTIYVNPTVEGTVALKSSNAFVKIYDTYWGGLLGSGPIDYSGNFKIILSGRYSTPSFTSTVWIKVEASGFYTILNGHYPYTQKGLSFSLDPLPADTTLSGVLYCDAWIIGPYYVQDAVLELLLQDVVIASARSTSSGRYDFKSVPPNNYLLRVTYLDHVPGLPPTYLKKEVPVTVGEGVNYLDVDCLPSVIPMKPNIYLYPMDTQLVRVSLEFPMGGELIQSIPPYGNGWGVEVTPDGKIGGIYDYLFYESLNADTYQYEHGWCIAGDDMEAQLRDKLGLMGFRGREMDDFISYWIPRLVGSAYYLIYPQFSEDIAKSTKLVIDPPPDSLLRVFLRIIPAPIQIDIAPPHLTPFTRSGFTVVEWGVVL; via the coding sequence ATGAGGAAGATTCATATTTCAGCTCTTGCGCTACTCACCTGCTTTTCTAGCAGCTTTGCGTACCAACTCACAAAAGACAGTGTAACGATTGACATGCGGCTCCCTCTGGGATTGGAAGGGCAAAAATACCTTTCTGCCGGAGACGGGGTCTCGGTAGGATTGACGTTGAAGGGTCAATCCACCAATCTGTATGATGGATATCTTGCAGTGGTAACCCCACCAGGGCGGATTTTCTACTATCCAAAATTTTCAACGGCTCCGGCCCCCTGCGCTACTTCTTTCCGGGTTAATGGAACAATAGAGCATACAGAAACTCTTCACCAGATCAACGGAGAAGAAGCGGAAGGCGAATATGCAATTTACTTTGCCATCGTGCCGGCCGGAACGCGGAGGAATCTTCAGAGCCTCATCAAGAGCACCGTGGCGTACGCAAAAAACACGATCTACGTAAATCCTACAGTAGAAGGAACAGTCGCGCTGAAATCAAGTAACGCATTTGTCAAAATCTACGATACCTATTGGGGTGGCCTACTCGGGTCAGGCCCTATAGATTATTCCGGCAATTTTAAAATCATCCTCTCCGGCAGATACAGCACACCTTCCTTTACCAGCACAGTGTGGATAAAAGTAGAGGCGAGTGGATTCTATACCATATTAAATGGTCACTATCCCTACACCCAGAAAGGTCTCTCTTTTTCTTTGGATCCACTTCCCGCTGATACAACATTGAGCGGGGTACTTTACTGCGACGCATGGATCATCGGCCCTTACTATGTTCAGGATGCCGTGTTGGAGCTCCTTTTACAGGACGTCGTCATCGCGAGCGCTCGCTCAACTTCCTCGGGACGATACGATTTTAAATCAGTTCCACCCAATAACTATCTTTTGAGAGTTACGTATCTAGACCATGTACCCGGGCTCCCCCCCACGTATCTGAAAAAAGAAGTACCGGTGACCGTCGGAGAGGGAGTGAACTACCTGGATGTTGACTGCCTGCCATCGGTGATTCCGATGAAGCCGAACATCTATCTTTATCCGATGGATACACAACTCGTACGGGTTTCATTGGAGTTTCCGATGGGAGGAGAGTTGATTCAATCGATACCACCGTATGGAAATGGTTGGGGGGTTGAAGTTACCCCCGATGGCAAAATAGGCGGCATTTATGATTACCTCTTTTACGAATCCCTGAATGCCGACACCTACCAATACGAGCATGGATGGTGCATTGCAGGGGATGATATGGAGGCCCAGTTGCGTGATAAACTCGGGCTGATGGGATTCAGGGGGAGAGAGATGGACGATTTTATCAGCTACTGGATTCCACGCCTTGTGGGAAGCGCATATTATCTGATCTATCCCCAGTTCTCTGAAGATATCGCGAAGTCAACGAAGCTCGTCATCGATCCCCCGCCTGACTCACTACTGAGGGTATTCCTTCGCATTATTCCTGCTCCGATCCAGATTGATATCGCACCACCACACCTGACGCCATTTACCAGAAGCGGATTCACTGTTGTCGAGTGGGGTGTGGTTTTATAG
- a CDS encoding deoxyribonuclease IV, which translates to MPSGHSPLTPLLGAHMSIAGGVDQAVLRGYRLHCDTIQIFIKSNVQWKMRSLNPGERSRFAAAREMSGIGPIFAHSSYLINCASADRTVLWRSVSSLKEELRRAAELDLPFIVLHPGAHGGAGEREGIKKIAGSLDEALAGCPEGTPKILLETTAGQGSSMGWRFEQLAEIIAAVERPGMLGVCFDTCHVFAAGYDIRTGEAYGRAMKAFDRVIGLGRIMAFHLNDSKGPLGSRLDRHEHIGKGTLGVRAFEILLGDRRFAGVPMVLETPKGTGMAEDRRNLEILRSMLQPKV; encoded by the coding sequence ATGCCGTCCGGTCATTCACCCCTGACGCCGCTCCTTGGCGCCCACATGTCTATTGCGGGGGGAGTCGATCAGGCTGTCCTCCGCGGATACCGCCTCCACTGCGACACGATCCAGATCTTCATCAAGAGTAATGTCCAGTGGAAGATGCGCTCGCTCAACCCGGGGGAGCGCAGCCGCTTCGCGGCCGCTCGGGAAATGAGCGGCATCGGCCCCATATTCGCCCACTCATCGTACCTCATCAATTGCGCCTCTGCCGATCGCACAGTATTGTGGAGATCGGTCTCTTCACTCAAGGAAGAGCTGCGACGCGCCGCTGAGTTGGACCTCCCGTTCATCGTGCTCCATCCAGGCGCTCACGGCGGCGCGGGGGAGCGCGAGGGGATCAAAAAGATTGCCGGCAGTCTCGACGAGGCACTCGCCGGATGCCCCGAGGGAACACCGAAGATCCTTCTCGAAACGACCGCGGGCCAGGGCAGCAGCATGGGATGGCGCTTCGAGCAGCTCGCGGAGATCATCGCGGCGGTCGAGCGGCCGGGGATGCTGGGGGTGTGTTTCGATACCTGCCATGTCTTCGCGGCCGGTTACGATATCCGAACAGGGGAAGCGTACGGGCGGGCAATGAAAGCGTTCGACCGAGTCATCGGCCTCGGAAGGATCATGGCCTTTCACCTGAATGATTCCAAGGGACCGCTCGGTTCTCGTCTCGACCGGCACGAGCACATCGGGAAGGGGACGCTGGGCGTACGGGCGTTTGAAATTCTGCTCGGCGATCGGCGCTTCGCGGGAGTGCCAATGGTTCTCGAAACGCCGAAGGGCACGGGGATGGCGGAGGACAGGAGGAATCTCGAGATATTGAGAAGCATGCTGCAGCCGAAGGTGTAA
- a CDS encoding exosortase system-associated protein, TIGR04073 family produces the protein MRMQKWLTGICLATVLCAFIAITSARADIETADTVTKRASGKFGRGLVNITTGWGEMIYCPMEITRERGYLLGATWGPLKGTAMTILRTIGGVLETGLFFYPLPGNYDPYFTREFVFSEPRATVLPK, from the coding sequence ATGAGAATGCAGAAGTGGCTCACCGGCATATGCCTGGCAACGGTTCTGTGCGCATTCATTGCGATTACCTCTGCGCGGGCGGATATTGAGACCGCGGATACCGTGACGAAGCGCGCGAGCGGCAAATTCGGACGGGGTCTCGTCAATATCACGACGGGCTGGGGCGAAATGATTTACTGCCCTATGGAGATTACCAGAGAGAGGGGATATCTTCTGGGGGCTACCTGGGGGCCGCTCAAGGGTACCGCCATGACGATCCTCAGGACCATCGGGGGGGTCCTCGAAACCGGCCTCTTTTTCTACCCGTTGCCGGGCAACTACGATCCCTATTTTACCAGGGAATTCGTCTTCTCGGAACCGCGTGCGACCGTCCTGCCGAAGTGA
- the surE gene encoding 5'/3'-nucleotidase SurE, with protein MNILLTNDDGINAPGLYALYLEIKKIGEVAIIAPEFERSAVGHAITTVDPLRVSEVRKDGELYGLAVSGTPADCVKIAINSLLPHRPDLVISGINQGPNTGMNVIYSGTVSAATEATMLGVPAFAISLDSFTSREFGYAAEFAGRLAQSVIRKGLPPGTLLNVNVPVVSKDKISGVRVTRQGMARFTEEFHRRVDPRGRAYWWLGGELMETDEEEGTDSAALRDGAVSVTPIHYDMTDYENLDKIRGWKLTK; from the coding sequence CTCCTGACGAACGACGACGGAATCAACGCCCCAGGCCTGTACGCGCTCTACCTCGAGATAAAGAAGATCGGAGAGGTGGCGATCATCGCGCCGGAATTCGAGCGGAGCGCGGTGGGGCACGCCATCACGACTGTTGACCCCCTGAGGGTGAGCGAGGTGCGGAAGGATGGGGAGCTCTATGGCCTGGCGGTGTCGGGGACGCCCGCGGACTGCGTCAAGATCGCAATCAATTCTCTCCTGCCGCACCGCCCAGACCTCGTGATCTCGGGCATCAATCAGGGGCCGAACACGGGGATGAACGTCATCTACTCTGGCACCGTCTCTGCGGCCACGGAGGCGACCATGCTTGGGGTTCCGGCCTTCGCCATTTCCCTGGACAGCTTTACATCGAGGGAGTTCGGGTATGCCGCCGAGTTCGCGGGGCGTCTGGCGCAGTCTGTCATCCGGAAGGGCTTGCCGCCGGGGACACTACTCAATGTCAATGTGCCTGTGGTTTCAAAAGATAAGATAAGCGGCGTAAGGGTGACGCGGCAGGGGATGGCCAGGTTCACTGAAGAATTCCACAGGCGCGTTGACCCGAGGGGGCGCGCCTACTGGTGGCTCGGCGGGGAGCTGATGGAGACCGACGAGGAGGAAGGGACCGACAGCGCTGCGCTCAGAGATGGCGCGGTATCGGTGACGCCGATTCACTATGACATGACCGATTATGAAAATCTCGACAAGATTCGGGGATGGAAATTGACGAAATAA